One Acidobacteriaceae bacterium genomic region harbors:
- a CDS encoding patatin-like phospholipase family protein: MPPTQKPSDAATGMGQKNQPAKQGEAQKSGQDTTSQSKPASSAEESASGKVLRLGPLDPAPPPTGLPTNRPVIGLALGGGAALAITEVGALQWLDEHHIPVDVIAGTSMGSILGALYSTGVTPEQMKDVLDPAEVNRIFRIGTSYSAKSFRRREDARDIPNGISIGLKHGVSLRNALLTDSGLNELLDREFMRYNDQIEFNSLPIPFRCRATDLTDPKSVVFSRGSLQDAVRASASLPGAFQPFEMNGHEYVDGAILDNLPTSDVKDMKADVIIAFSLPLGAVGKGDLDSIVGVLQRAFAVGIEVNEARDRKLANVVIMPDISGFTATDYSKTAELAARGYAATEAHKAELMKYALPDDQWEAYMAKRHAKERPPAGTVLTVKVKAPTPEVAEAVHLKFDPLVNQPVDDAKMRALLADVRADGRYNADYTVGYDTKDSTRPILLVDVEDKKNGPPFLGVGFNVEAQTAGVTRATVDSIFIYQDLGGYGSELRGKVDLGFLTQVEGEYFHLFGPTGLFVAPRANLTRQPYYIYAAPDSSTRISERQSQIGGIGGDIGWTDTRTQELRAGWTISNVQWHVTTGADNLPDYSGKSQTARIRYVYDSQDRALVPRYGLRVTSSFGYLYDTPGSPSAPQFYTQVEGAHTFAGKNVFLGKVEGASMFNRNVAEPFRYTLGGPLRLAAQSIDQLRGTDYWLATPGYMHRIYAAKPPISGNIYIGGTFELGQMRAPDQATVTREDVYFGIVAETPLGVVTIGPAIGFNGDRKFMFTIGRYF; encoded by the coding sequence ATGCCGCCGACACAGAAGCCGTCTGACGCGGCGACGGGAATGGGTCAGAAGAACCAGCCCGCAAAACAGGGCGAGGCCCAGAAGAGCGGACAGGATACGACCTCGCAGTCGAAGCCCGCGAGCTCCGCGGAAGAGTCGGCGAGCGGGAAGGTCCTGCGTCTGGGACCCCTGGATCCGGCGCCACCGCCGACGGGGCTGCCCACGAACCGGCCTGTAATTGGCCTGGCCCTGGGCGGAGGCGCAGCGCTGGCGATTACGGAGGTCGGTGCGCTGCAGTGGCTGGATGAGCACCATATTCCCGTCGATGTGATTGCGGGGACGAGCATGGGCTCGATCCTGGGCGCGCTGTACTCGACCGGTGTGACGCCGGAGCAGATGAAAGACGTGCTGGACCCGGCGGAGGTGAACCGGATCTTTCGCATAGGAACGTCGTACTCCGCGAAGAGCTTCCGCCGGCGTGAGGACGCGCGCGACATTCCAAACGGGATCTCGATTGGGCTGAAGCATGGGGTGTCTCTGCGGAACGCGCTGCTGACGGATTCGGGGCTGAACGAACTGCTGGACAGAGAGTTCATGCGCTACAACGACCAGATCGAGTTCAACAGTTTGCCCATCCCCTTCCGGTGCCGGGCGACGGACCTGACAGATCCCAAGAGCGTGGTGTTCTCGCGCGGGTCCCTGCAGGACGCCGTCCGCGCTTCTGCCTCTTTGCCGGGAGCCTTTCAGCCGTTCGAGATGAATGGGCATGAGTATGTGGATGGGGCAATTCTGGACAATTTGCCGACGTCGGATGTGAAGGATATGAAGGCCGATGTGATTATCGCGTTCAGCCTGCCGCTGGGCGCGGTTGGCAAGGGCGATCTGGATTCGATCGTCGGTGTGCTGCAGCGCGCGTTTGCGGTGGGCATTGAGGTGAACGAGGCGCGCGATCGCAAGCTGGCGAATGTGGTGATCATGCCGGACATCAGCGGGTTCACGGCAACCGACTACTCGAAGACGGCGGAGCTGGCGGCACGCGGATACGCAGCCACGGAGGCACACAAGGCTGAGCTGATGAAGTACGCCCTGCCCGATGACCAGTGGGAGGCGTACATGGCGAAGCGGCACGCGAAGGAGCGGCCGCCCGCGGGCACTGTGCTGACAGTGAAGGTGAAGGCGCCGACTCCGGAGGTAGCCGAGGCGGTGCATCTCAAATTCGATCCGCTGGTAAATCAGCCGGTGGATGACGCCAAGATGCGTGCGTTGCTGGCGGACGTGCGGGCTGACGGGCGATACAACGCAGACTACACGGTGGGCTATGACACGAAGGACTCCACCCGGCCGATTCTGCTGGTGGATGTGGAGGACAAGAAGAACGGACCTCCTTTCCTTGGCGTGGGTTTCAATGTGGAGGCGCAGACTGCCGGTGTGACCCGCGCTACAGTGGACAGCATTTTTATCTACCAGGATCTGGGCGGATATGGCTCGGAGTTGCGGGGGAAGGTGGATCTCGGATTTCTGACACAGGTCGAGGGCGAATACTTCCATCTGTTCGGACCCACAGGATTGTTCGTGGCACCGCGTGCGAATCTCACTCGCCAGCCGTACTACATCTATGCCGCGCCGGATTCGAGTACTCGAATCTCGGAGAGGCAGTCGCAGATTGGCGGGATCGGGGGCGACATTGGATGGACCGACACGAGGACACAGGAGTTGCGCGCCGGATGGACGATCAGCAATGTGCAGTGGCACGTAACAACCGGTGCCGACAATCTGCCGGACTACTCGGGGAAATCGCAGACAGCACGAATTCGATACGTGTATGACTCGCAGGATCGCGCGCTGGTGCCGCGTTATGGCCTGAGGGTCACGAGCAGCTTCGGATATCTCTACGACACGCCCGGAAGTCCTTCTGCACCGCAGTTCTACACACAGGTTGAAGGCGCACACACGTTTGCCGGGAAGAATGTTTTTCTGGGAAAGGTTGAAGGCGCGTCAATGTTCAATCGCAACGTCGCGGAGCCGTTCCGGTATACGCTGGGCGGACCATTGCGGCTGGCGGCGCAGTCGATTGACCAATTGCGCGGAACGGATTACTGGCTGGCCACACCCGGATATATGCACCGGATTTACGCGGCAAAACCGCCGATCAGCGGGAACATCTACATAGGCGGAACGTTTGAATTGGGACAGATGCGTGCACCGGACCAGGCGACGGTGACACGCGAGGATGTCTACTTCGGGATTGTTGCGGAGACTCCGCTGGGCGTGGTGACGATCGGGCCTGCAATCGGCTTCAACGGAGACAGGAAGTTTATGTTCACGATTGGGAGATATTTTTGA
- the msrA gene encoding peptide-methionine (S)-S-oxide reductase MsrA, with protein MAIAGTHKEPIPAPINDIVAPESGWEAGQRETAVFAGGCFWGVQSVFQRVKGVEKTTVGYTGGAKETADYRAVCSGRTGHAEALEIIYDPEKVSYGTLLRVFFSVVHDPTQLNRQGNDVGTQYRSAIFYTNEEQREVAQAYVKQLDAAHVFQKPIVTEIVPLEHFYVGEEYHQDYAIKNPQNPYIQVCDIPKIAELERQFPALFHEYSR; from the coding sequence ATGGCAATCGCTGGAACTCATAAGGAGCCTATCCCCGCTCCAATCAATGACATAGTCGCGCCGGAGAGCGGATGGGAAGCTGGTCAGCGCGAAACCGCGGTCTTTGCCGGCGGCTGCTTCTGGGGCGTGCAGTCGGTCTTCCAGCGGGTGAAGGGCGTGGAGAAGACGACCGTCGGCTACACGGGTGGCGCAAAGGAAACTGCTGATTACAGGGCAGTTTGCTCTGGCCGCACGGGCCATGCCGAGGCGCTCGAGATCATCTATGACCCCGAAAAGGTCAGCTACGGAACGCTGCTAAGAGTCTTCTTTTCAGTGGTTCACGATCCCACGCAGCTAAATCGCCAGGGAAACGATGTCGGCACGCAGTACCGCTCCGCGATCTTCTATACGAACGAGGAGCAGCGCGAGGTCGCCCAAGCCTATGTGAAGCAACTGGATGCCGCGCATGTCTTTCAAAAGCCTATAGTTACCGAGATCGTTCCTCTCGAACATTTCTACGTCGGCGAGGAATATCACCAGGATTATGCGATCAAAAATCCGCAGAATCCGTACATTCAGGTGTGCGATATCCCTAAGATTGCGGAGTTGGAACGGCAGTTTCCGGCGCTGTTTCACGAATACAGTCGCTGA
- a CDS encoding histidine triad nucleotide-binding protein encodes MDCLFCKIASGAIPVEQLYEDDRVLAFPDINPQAPTHVLVIPKQHISSHAEAVAADTDLLGHLLWAVGEVARAKKLDRGYRLVINTGPDGGQTVDHMHLHLLGGRAMHWPPG; translated from the coding sequence ATGGACTGCCTCTTCTGCAAAATCGCCTCCGGCGCCATTCCCGTCGAGCAGTTGTACGAGGACGACCGCGTCCTCGCCTTCCCCGACATCAATCCGCAGGCCCCTACCCATGTGCTTGTGATCCCGAAGCAGCACATCAGTTCGCATGCCGAAGCAGTCGCCGCCGACACCGACCTGCTCGGCCACCTGCTGTGGGCTGTCGGCGAAGTCGCCCGCGCCAAAAAACTCGATCGCGGCTATCGACTCGTCATCAACACCGGACCGGACGGCGGCCAGACTGTCGATCACATGCACCTGCATCTGCTGGGCGGCCGCGCCATGCACTGGCCCCCCGGATAA
- a CDS encoding M48 family metallopeptidase, with protein MPKRCLAILCAIFCFMFAGCSRETPAEHAANLYAAQEIAAAPVHGNLPDYSLPPDKLTKAQHLATVHITMHFADEIWGIVQIVLLLWLGVIAWMRDRAVAIGRNRWAQGYLFLLLFLLVSTLLELPLDMYSHHLSLKYGLSVQSWASWFGDQGKSFLLSWIIGGLLLMLLFWVIRRLPRRWWLLFWAFTIPITILGIFAMPYIEPIFNHYEPLAKTNPALVAKLEQVVQKGHMNIPPERMFLMKASEKTTTLNADVEGFGHSKRVVVWDTSIAKATPDEILFIFGHESGHYVLKHIVRGLIMSFIGSFILLFLGFHFIQWAIARFGPNWRIPSQQDWAALAVLLLAFSLFSIFLEPITSTISRSTEHAADVYGQEAIHGIVADPQSAAKGAFDVLGETGLSDPNPSRFIEFWTYDHPAIGRRAAFAKAYDPWAEGMQPKYVKKQ; from the coding sequence ATGCCGAAGCGCTGTTTAGCCATACTGTGTGCAATCTTCTGCTTCATGTTTGCGGGATGCTCGCGTGAGACACCCGCGGAACACGCAGCGAACCTATACGCCGCACAGGAGATCGCCGCCGCGCCCGTGCACGGCAACCTTCCCGACTACTCGCTTCCACCGGACAAACTCACCAAGGCACAGCACCTCGCCACCGTGCACATCACCATGCACTTCGCCGACGAGATCTGGGGCATTGTCCAGATCGTGCTGCTGCTATGGCTTGGCGTAATCGCGTGGATGCGCGATCGCGCCGTTGCCATCGGACGCAACCGCTGGGCCCAAGGCTATCTATTCCTGCTGCTCTTCCTCCTCGTGTCAACGCTCCTCGAACTTCCACTCGACATGTACTCGCACCACCTCTCGCTTAAATATGGCCTCTCCGTACAGAGTTGGGCGAGTTGGTTCGGCGATCAGGGCAAGTCATTTCTGCTGAGCTGGATCATCGGCGGCCTGCTGCTGATGCTGCTGTTCTGGGTGATCCGCAGGCTGCCCCGCCGCTGGTGGCTGCTCTTCTGGGCATTCACCATTCCCATCACGATCCTCGGCATCTTCGCCATGCCGTACATCGAGCCGATCTTCAACCACTACGAGCCTCTGGCGAAAACAAATCCCGCGCTCGTCGCCAAACTCGAGCAAGTCGTGCAGAAGGGCCACATGAACATTCCGCCCGAGCGAATGTTCCTGATGAAAGCCTCCGAGAAGACCACAACCCTGAACGCTGACGTCGAAGGCTTCGGCCACTCCAAGCGCGTCGTTGTGTGGGACACGTCCATCGCGAAAGCCACACCCGACGAAATTCTCTTCATCTTCGGCCACGAGAGCGGCCACTATGTTCTGAAGCACATCGTGCGCGGCCTGATCATGAGCTTCATCGGCAGCTTCATCCTGCTCTTCCTCGGCTTCCATTTCATTCAGTGGGCGATTGCACGGTTCGGTCCGAACTGGCGGATTCCCTCGCAGCAGGATTGGGCCGCGCTGGCAGTGCTCCTCCTCGCCTTCAGCCTGTTCAGCATCTTCCTCGAGCCCATCACCAGCACGATCAGCCGCTCCACGGAGCACGCCGCCGACGTCTACGGGCAGGAGGCAATTCACGGCATCGTCGCAGACCCGCAATCCGCCGCCAAAGGCGCCTTCGACGTGCTCGGCGAAACCGGCCTCTCCGACCCGAATCCCAGCCGCTTCATCGAGTTCTGGACCTACGACCACCCCGCCATCGGCCGCCGCGCAGCCTTCGCCAAAGCCTACGACCCCTGGGCCGAAGGCATGCAGCCGAAGTACGTCAAAAAACAGTGA
- a CDS encoding metallopeptidase TldD-related protein has protein sequence MNSVALHVPVFPNAVRPVKKLRGSSAILVLLLAASSAFGASSSDAKLPVRDPSAPAADTVLLDSMQAELSRAMSALGTGASANASAPAIKPYFLSYSVSDNENVTITAQFGALMNSAASHNRIADVQVRLGTPSLDNTHGDQRTSALTTMPLPLTDNRAAIERSLWFATNRGYAKALDALEKVKTEQQVRAKEEDTSADFSSQKPIDDVLASAPPLDVDRAAWGDRLRAISAVFRNHENILYDMVILQVAHETDYFVSSEGSRIAAPAQVARLIVLARTRAADGMDLFRAETFESDADGKLPDQAALLAKTEAMAKNLDDLRTAPITEPYNGPAILSGRAAAVFFHEVLGHRLEGQRQRGDEEGQTFTKMLGKPILPSFLSVADDPTMASLNGNALSGHYLFDDEGQPAERVDLVDNGVLKDFLMSREPIASFAESNGHGRAQTGRMPTGRQGNLIVTSTKTVPEQELRDMLKAEAKKQGKAYGLLFEDISSGFAVTNRRSPQAFQVIPLVVYRVYVDGRPDELVRGVSIVGTPLAALSRIIATGDKQDIFNGECGAESGTIPVSAVAPAMLVSEIETQRQAQGTARPPILPPPPIDEKTPAAAAQKGGN, from the coding sequence TTGAACTCTGTTGCGCTGCACGTGCCCGTCTTTCCTAACGCAGTCCGCCCTGTTAAGAAACTCCGCGGCTCCTCGGCAATTCTCGTGCTTCTGCTCGCCGCTTCTTCGGCGTTTGGTGCCTCCTCGAGCGACGCGAAGCTGCCTGTGCGTGACCCCTCCGCGCCGGCGGCCGACACGGTTTTGCTGGACTCAATGCAAGCGGAGCTTTCTCGCGCGATGTCTGCGCTGGGGACTGGCGCATCCGCGAACGCCTCGGCGCCGGCGATCAAGCCATACTTTCTCAGCTACTCGGTTTCAGACAACGAGAACGTCACGATCACGGCGCAGTTCGGCGCGCTGATGAACTCTGCTGCGAGTCACAATCGGATTGCGGATGTGCAGGTTCGCCTGGGAACGCCGTCGCTCGACAACACGCACGGCGACCAGCGCACGAGTGCGCTGACGACGATGCCGCTGCCGCTGACGGACAATCGTGCGGCGATCGAGCGCTCGCTGTGGTTTGCGACGAACCGCGGGTACGCGAAGGCGCTGGACGCGCTGGAGAAGGTGAAGACCGAGCAGCAGGTGCGCGCGAAGGAGGAGGACACCTCCGCGGATTTTTCGTCGCAGAAGCCGATCGATGATGTGCTGGCCTCCGCGCCGCCGCTGGACGTGGATCGCGCCGCGTGGGGCGACCGGCTGCGCGCGATCAGCGCGGTGTTCCGCAATCACGAAAACATTCTGTACGACATGGTGATCCTGCAGGTGGCGCACGAGACGGATTACTTTGTCTCGAGCGAAGGATCGCGGATCGCAGCACCTGCACAGGTCGCGCGGCTGATTGTGCTGGCTCGCACGCGCGCGGCGGATGGAATGGATCTGTTCCGCGCGGAGACGTTTGAGTCTGATGCAGACGGCAAGCTGCCGGACCAGGCGGCGCTGCTGGCAAAGACGGAGGCGATGGCGAAGAACCTCGACGACCTGCGTACAGCGCCGATCACGGAGCCTTACAACGGACCGGCGATTCTCTCCGGCCGCGCGGCGGCGGTGTTCTTCCATGAAGTGCTTGGACATCGGCTGGAAGGGCAGCGGCAGCGCGGGGATGAAGAGGGTCAGACGTTTACGAAGATGCTGGGCAAGCCGATTTTGCCGAGCTTTTTGTCGGTTGCAGACGATCCGACGATGGCATCACTGAATGGAAATGCGCTGAGCGGACACTATCTCTTCGACGATGAAGGCCAGCCAGCGGAGCGTGTCGATCTTGTCGACAATGGCGTGTTGAAGGACTTCCTGATGTCACGCGAGCCGATTGCGAGCTTTGCGGAATCGAACGGTCATGGCCGCGCGCAGACGGGCAGAATGCCCACGGGGCGGCAGGGCAATCTGATTGTTACGTCGACGAAGACTGTGCCTGAGCAAGAGCTGCGCGACATGCTGAAGGCCGAAGCGAAGAAGCAGGGCAAGGCGTACGGCTTGTTGTTCGAGGACATCAGCTCGGGCTTCGCCGTGACGAATCGGCGTTCGCCGCAGGCGTTCCAGGTGATTCCGCTGGTGGTGTATCGCGTGTATGTGGACGGGCGGCCGGATGAGTTGGTGCGCGGTGTGTCGATAGTGGGAACGCCGCTGGCTGCGCTGAGCAGGATCATCGCGACGGGCGACAAGCAGGATATTTTCAACGGCGAGTGCGGCGCGGAGTCGGGAACGATTCCGGTGAGCGCGGTGGCGCCCGCGATGCTGGTGAGTGAGATTGAGACGCAACGGCAGGCGCAGGGGACGGCAAGGCCGCCGATTCTGCCGCCTCCGCCGATTGACGAGAAGACGCCGGCGGCTGCCGCACAGAAAGGCGGCAACTGA
- a CDS encoding metallopeptidase TldD-related protein: MRCTSLMMAAVLVVSPMFAQHHAATPAKVGADSDPLLNAMKEELTREQQSLVLPGMQRPYFIQYRLEDVHTYEAIANYGALTRETESHQRAVRVEVRVGDYTTDSSSARGDGAVELAPTDNDPNALRFALWTATDDAYKNALRLYAAKQAALKQYQTPPTANDFSPEKPVTRIEPLLTMDLDKAEWKKRIVEASGLYATDPAVKSFAPDVQMSSVNVSAMVVNRYVVNTDGTMLRHGYAGYQDMVSVGGQAADGMQLGRDNGSTSTTAAGLESWASMRQRVIDNLQTFNALRHAPVVEAEDYHGPVLFAGDAAADVFNRLFVPNIEADRPEMGTTARTQGAYQSSLHSLVLPTYINVVDDPTERTFEGQSLLGAYNVDDEGATATPVTLVKDGELVNYDVGREPVKDFPTSNGHGRAILAQAAHSRAAVVIVKSTQNLTAEQMRAKLLALAKEKGKPVYEVETLGGGELMPRLLYRISPDGKRTLVRGAAFDDLDQRALRADIIAAGGKPYVAQAIAPVPETTIVPSILFDDITVKRASQEQQKLPYYAPPSLN, encoded by the coding sequence ATGCGTTGCACTTCACTAATGATGGCCGCTGTTCTCGTTGTATCGCCGATGTTTGCGCAGCATCATGCCGCCACGCCGGCGAAAGTGGGTGCAGATTCCGATCCGCTGCTGAATGCGATGAAGGAGGAGCTCACGCGCGAGCAGCAGTCGCTTGTGCTGCCCGGCATGCAGCGGCCGTACTTCATCCAGTACCGGCTGGAGGATGTTCACACGTACGAGGCGATTGCCAACTATGGCGCGCTGACTCGTGAGACCGAGAGTCATCAGCGTGCAGTGCGCGTGGAGGTTCGGGTCGGCGACTACACGACGGATTCGAGCTCTGCGCGCGGCGATGGGGCTGTTGAGCTGGCGCCGACGGACAACGATCCGAACGCGCTGCGGTTTGCGTTGTGGACCGCGACAGATGATGCGTACAAGAATGCGCTGCGTTTGTATGCGGCCAAGCAGGCAGCGCTGAAGCAGTATCAGACGCCGCCGACAGCGAATGATTTTTCGCCGGAGAAGCCGGTTACGCGCATCGAGCCGCTGCTCACGATGGATCTGGATAAGGCGGAGTGGAAGAAGCGCATCGTCGAGGCGAGCGGACTGTACGCGACCGATCCGGCGGTGAAATCGTTTGCGCCGGATGTGCAGATGTCGAGCGTCAATGTGTCGGCGATGGTGGTGAACCGGTACGTGGTGAACACGGATGGCACGATGCTGCGGCATGGCTATGCGGGCTACCAGGACATGGTGAGCGTGGGCGGGCAGGCGGCTGACGGGATGCAGCTTGGCCGCGACAACGGATCGACGTCAACGACAGCGGCGGGGCTTGAGAGCTGGGCGTCGATGCGTCAGCGCGTGATTGATAATCTGCAGACGTTTAATGCGCTGCGGCACGCGCCGGTGGTGGAAGCTGAGGATTATCACGGGCCTGTGCTGTTCGCAGGTGATGCGGCGGCGGATGTGTTCAATCGGCTGTTCGTGCCGAACATTGAGGCGGATCGCCCGGAGATGGGAACGACGGCGCGCACGCAGGGAGCGTATCAGTCGAGCCTGCACAGCCTGGTGCTGCCGACGTACATCAACGTTGTTGACGACCCGACGGAGCGCACGTTTGAAGGGCAGTCGCTGCTTGGAGCGTACAACGTGGACGATGAGGGAGCGACCGCGACCCCGGTGACGCTGGTGAAGGATGGCGAGCTGGTGAACTATGACGTTGGGCGCGAACCGGTGAAGGACTTTCCGACGTCGAACGGTCACGGGCGGGCGATTCTGGCGCAGGCGGCACACTCGCGCGCGGCGGTGGTGATTGTGAAGTCGACGCAGAACCTCACGGCCGAGCAGATGCGCGCGAAGCTGCTTGCACTGGCGAAGGAGAAGGGCAAGCCAGTGTATGAGGTGGAGACGCTGGGCGGTGGCGAGTTGATGCCGCGGTTGCTGTATCGGATTTCGCCGGACGGAAAGCGCACCCTTGTGCGCGGTGCGGCGTTCGATGATCTCGATCAGCGGGCGCTGCGCGCGGATATCATTGCGGCCGGCGGCAAGCCGTACGTGGCACAGGCGATCGCACCGGTGCCGGAGACGACGATTGTTCCGTCGATTTTGTTCGACGACATCACGGTGAAGCGGGCAAGCCAGGAGCAGCAGAAACTTCCGTATTACGCGCCTCCGTCACTTAACTAA
- a CDS encoding M13 family metallopeptidase: MLMKCVAALAAAVLSVAPVAFAQQGVPAPSVQPLQQMPYSPSLDLTSMDRSADPCVDFYKFSCGGWMKNNPIPADQASWSVYAKLANENQQFLWGILEEDAKATNRTAVQQKVGDYFEACMNTAAIDAAGIKPVEPGFAHIDSLNTREELVAAITPLHHLEPGSYFFNSGTSQDAVDSSLMIAELGAGGLGLPDRDYYLKTDPRSVKLREQYLAYVQQMLVLSGESADKAKTDADAIMRIETALAKASLTRVERRDPHKTYHPMTLAELSQIAPAIDWQNYFRVQGAANIPKLNVSQPEFMKAVQAELTNEPLDALKAYLRFHLISATAPMLAHNIEQVNFDFYSKTLRGVAVEPPRWKTCVRAVDRNLGEALGQEFVARTFSPQMKQQTQLMTEQIETAMGEEIKGLDWMSPETKAEALRKLHAIRNKIGYPATWRDYTALEVKRDDYFGDAVRASRFEDVREWNKLGKPVDLNEWGMTPPTVNAYFNPQMNDINFPAGVLQPPLYDPKLDDAPNYGNTGSTIGHELTHAFDDEGRQFDAKGNLRDWWTPADAAGFETRINCIRDQYAGYVVVDDQHINSKLTSGEDVADLGGTLLAYIAWKKQTEGKPLHNLDGFTPDQRYFIGMAQWACENTRPEDLRLRTATDPHSPGFARVNGVVANMPEFQKAFSCKVGQPMVHTPTCKVW; the protein is encoded by the coding sequence ATGCTGATGAAGTGTGTTGCCGCGCTTGCGGCCGCTGTTCTTTCTGTCGCTCCCGTCGCTTTCGCGCAGCAGGGTGTGCCCGCGCCGTCGGTGCAACCGCTTCAGCAGATGCCGTACTCTCCGTCGCTCGATTTGACGAGCATGGACCGCAGCGCTGACCCGTGCGTGGATTTTTATAAGTTCTCCTGCGGCGGATGGATGAAGAACAATCCCATTCCCGCCGACCAGGCGTCGTGGAGCGTCTACGCGAAGCTGGCGAATGAGAACCAGCAGTTTCTGTGGGGCATTCTCGAGGAGGATGCGAAGGCGACGAACCGCACAGCCGTGCAGCAGAAGGTCGGCGACTACTTCGAGGCGTGCATGAATACGGCTGCAATCGATGCAGCAGGCATCAAGCCTGTCGAGCCAGGCTTCGCGCATATTGACTCGTTGAACACGCGCGAGGAGCTGGTGGCTGCGATCACGCCGCTGCATCATCTTGAGCCTGGAAGCTACTTCTTCAACTCCGGCACCTCACAGGACGCCGTTGATTCGTCGTTGATGATTGCGGAGCTTGGCGCTGGTGGCCTGGGCCTTCCTGATCGCGATTACTACCTGAAGACGGATCCCCGCAGCGTGAAGCTTCGCGAGCAGTACCTCGCGTACGTGCAGCAGATGCTTGTGCTCTCCGGCGAATCGGCCGACAAGGCGAAGACGGATGCTGATGCGATCATGCGCATCGAGACTGCGCTCGCAAAGGCATCGCTCACGCGCGTCGAGCGTCGCGATCCGCACAAGACCTACCATCCAATGACTCTCGCGGAACTTTCGCAGATCGCGCCGGCCATCGATTGGCAGAATTACTTCCGCGTTCAGGGGGCGGCAAACATTCCGAAGCTGAATGTGTCGCAGCCGGAGTTTATGAAGGCGGTGCAGGCAGAGCTGACGAACGAACCGCTCGACGCGCTGAAGGCTTATCTGCGCTTTCACCTTATCTCGGCGACTGCGCCCATGCTGGCGCACAACATCGAGCAGGTGAACTTCGATTTCTATTCGAAGACACTGCGTGGCGTGGCGGTGGAACCGCCGCGCTGGAAGACCTGCGTGCGCGCGGTGGATCGCAACCTCGGCGAGGCGCTTGGACAGGAGTTCGTGGCACGCACCTTCTCGCCGCAAATGAAGCAGCAGACGCAACTGATGACCGAGCAGATCGAGACGGCAATGGGCGAGGAGATCAAGGGGCTGGACTGGATGAGTCCCGAGACGAAGGCCGAGGCGCTGCGCAAGCTTCACGCGATCCGCAACAAGATCGGCTATCCCGCGACGTGGCGCGACTACACGGCGCTTGAGGTGAAGCGCGACGACTACTTCGGCGATGCCGTGCGAGCCTCGCGCTTCGAAGATGTGCGCGAGTGGAACAAGCTGGGCAAGCCGGTGGATCTGAACGAGTGGGGCATGACGCCGCCGACGGTGAACGCGTACTTCAATCCGCAGATGAACGACATCAATTTCCCGGCGGGTGTTCTGCAGCCGCCGCTCTATGACCCGAAGCTGGACGACGCGCCGAACTATGGCAATACCGGCTCGACGATTGGGCATGAGCTCACGCATGCGTTCGACGATGAGGGCCGCCAGTTCGACGCCAAGGGGAACCTGCGCGACTGGTGGACACCCGCGGACGCTGCCGGATTTGAAACGCGCATCAACTGCATTCGCGATCAGTATGCGGGCTATGTTGTGGTCGACGACCAGCACATCAACTCGAAGCTGACGAGCGGAGAGGATGTTGCGGACCTCGGCGGCACGCTGCTCGCTTATATCGCATGGAAGAAGCAGACGGAAGGCAAGCCGCTGCATAACTTGGACGGCTTCACGCCAGACCAGCGGTACTTCATCGGCATGGCGCAGTGGGCTTGCGAAAACACGCGGCCCGAGGACCTGCGCCTGCGCACAGCAACGGACCCGCACTCGCCTGGGTTCGCGCGCGTGAATGGTGTTGTGGCGAACATGCCGGAGTTCCAGAAGGCTTTCAGCTGCAAGGTGGGCCAGCCCATGGTGCATACGCCTACCTGCAAAGTCTGGTAG
- a CDS encoding PEP-CTERM sorting domain-containing protein — MKFNLRLLPVAFAAIGLFVASSAKADTLNISIWAGGTTSNVPANNAAGNMGIYGTTPTITATVTNSDPTAILNFYSADDNDLTSFLTTSALGAHPGNGDTVTYLTGGNQHSTDGSAINNDLFQITGTVTLATQTYTYEHDDGMVLYLNGVAVINTPGPTGATPTSFNATAGTYSFVLDYAEVAGAPAVLQGNLPFTPATATPEPSSFMLLGSGLLGAAGVLRRRMKKA; from the coding sequence ATGAAATTCAATCTGCGTCTACTTCCGGTTGCCTTCGCAGCAATCGGGCTCTTCGTCGCCAGTTCGGCAAAGGCTGACACTCTCAACATCAGCATCTGGGCCGGCGGAACAACCAGCAACGTTCCAGCCAACAACGCGGCCGGCAACATGGGAATCTACGGTACCACTCCTACCATCACAGCCACCGTAACCAACTCCGACCCGACCGCGATCCTGAACTTCTACAGCGCCGACGACAACGACCTTACCAGCTTCCTGACCACGTCGGCGTTGGGGGCGCATCCCGGCAACGGTGACACTGTCACCTATCTCACCGGCGGCAATCAGCACAGCACGGACGGCAGCGCCATTAACAACGACCTGTTCCAGATCACGGGAACGGTAACCCTGGCAACCCAAACTTACACTTACGAACATGATGACGGCATGGTCCTGTACCTGAACGGTGTGGCGGTGATCAACACTCCGGGGCCGACCGGAGCGACACCCACCTCATTCAACGCTACCGCAGGTACCTACAGCTTCGTGCTTGATTATGCCGAGGTTGCCGGTGCACCGGCAGTGTTGCAGGGCAATCTTCCTTTCACCCCAGCCACCGCAACTCCTGAGCCGAGCAGCTTCATGCTGCTGGGATCTGGCCTCCTCGGTGCCGCTGGCGTACTTCGCCGCCGGATGAAGAAGGCGTAG